In Carassius auratus strain Wakin chromosome 41, ASM336829v1, whole genome shotgun sequence, the DNA window caaccTTCGTGCACAGCCCTCCCAGGTTTAGGAAACAGTTCTCCGTAAAaaagcactgcacacatctgGTGAGTAAATTAGCATgatttaattgtgtattttttatgtttaaattcttttttattattattaataatgagaggattcattaatcaaataatctcaaattaattagatttattattccagattaatttgttattaattattaaagatcatttaaagACATAACTGTGTTAAATTAGAAAAGCACTGAACAGacattgcaaaaaagaaaaagaaaaagtagattagaaagagtcaaactctctaaccattaggccatgactttccCCTTAGTAATACATAAGTCATGGTGAAGTCGTGGCCTAGAGGTTAGAGAGCAGGGGCGCTGCTGAGGATTTTGGGCCCCATGAAAAGAATCTTGACAGGGCCCCCAACACAGCTGAgagttttttcatattaatttacataaaatcatgCTCTTTTATGGTATTTTGACTATCATTCTCATATATTTAAGTCAATCAGACAATTGAACTCCATCCCATGTCCATCCACAACTGTAATTTGTCCTCTGTAATACTGCACTACATcagtactgtataatgtatatactgtgcATAGCTGTACATGTGTCATATAGTGTAttcaccactgatctatatatatagatcaatggtattcacatatatttaaatttgtatgaATATTTTGACTGTACACtagcaatgacaataaagttaatcTAATCTAACCTAATATTTTTAACATGACAGTTGAAATGTAACGGAACACTGAAGTGCGTTTGAGAAAATTGAGTTCCCTTATCATGCACTTTTAACATCCCAACAGCCACCAGCATTCATTTTAACCGCAACATTTAAACTTATGGTAATTATCTTTAACACTAGAATGAACACGGCATCATTTTGACCGTTTTGAAATTTGCATAGTCAGTAACTTTgtctaaataaatcacaaagcctTGCTGCTCCCTGACTTTTCCTAAAACTACACGAATTTtcattaaaactagtttaaatatttattgtgtgaataaaaacagaaatataattatttctatcTATAACGTCCACAGGCAGTCATTTTGCGCTGTTTAAATTTAGTTTTGCCGACGGTCTGGATCAGATAATGTGAAAGTATTATGTGAAGATGGTTGGCAGAGATGAATCATGCTGTATTTGACAATATAAGGGACAGTGTAGTAATACAACTCCACATCATCTTCAAGAGAGGCACTGAAACCTCACAAACAGCTGATAGTTCGAGTTCATGAAGTTACTGCTTGCAAGACAGGTGCAACAGCGTGGACCGCAGCAGGGTGCTGAAAGTGAGCGCCGCCTCGTACAAAGATGCCGACACCGGCTGCATGTGAGGCAAAGCCGTGCACCCTCTGCACCCTGCTCTATCGAAACGTGCCAACTTATCGAAAAATGCTACCGTAGAGACCTAGGGCCTCATGTACAAAGCGTGCGTACGCACAGAAAAGTGCCGTAGGTTACGATAATTTTCACGGGCGGTCCACTAACAATTTAGGCCTACTTACAAACCCACTTTTTCTTGTGAAATGTTGGGTAACATACTGTCGACCCTTTGCCTCTTTCacttctcttatttttttctctttccgttTTTAATTTCCAGATTTTTGAGGCATTTTCACATCCTCTGTCAAGTTGAATCTGCCGGCGCTATTGTGTTGCCTTGGTTACTGGATAAAATTTGGGCGGACTAAACCATTTTATGATCGAGAGGGGGAGAGGGGCCCACGGACGTTTGTGTttcctaaacaaataaaaattttgaCACCAGGAAACAgcaaatagaataatttaaagttaataatttttactataatttttttagcACCACAATTTTATTGGGGGCTTCTCTGGGCCCCCTCTTAGTCATGGGCCCCGAGAATCGTCATCGTTTACCCCCCCTTTACAGCGCCCcagttagagagtttgactcctaaccctagggttgtgagtttgaatcttgggccagcaatacACTGAAGGCACCGagccccaaactgctccccggtcgccgcagcataaatggctgcccgctgctgcaggtgtgtgttcacagtgtgtgtgtgtgtgttcactgctgtgtgtgtgcactttggatgggttaaatgcagagcatgaattctgagtatgggtcaccatacttggctgtatgtcattttcatttgtttgtcattttttcatttttatttataatcacTTAAACGCGCATCTGCTGGACTGATAAAGCGTGCACTCCTATTTCAGTATGACTGTTAATATTGTGGCTGTTTTAACAAATGGTTCATTCAGTTAAAGAGGGCAAACTTTATTACTCAAATGAATCTGCCTATGTAATTTGCACCCTGATTGTACCATTTTCTCAGTGTAACTAAATCTTTCTCTTAATGACAGTCTAAGAGTTCAGTCAGGCTGAAACATGCATGGTCACTTTATACAGCTCAAATTAATATAGGCCTGTAATAAGAGTCTGGAGAAACACATAAAAAAGCCCTTTTAAAAAGCAGTTAGCATTTGACAGCGTATTTCCAGATTTTGTATGTTTAGACAAGACTGATTCAATTTCGCAGTAAACCTTCACTTCTATACACCCCCTTATTCCCCTATCTCTAACTTCAGCTCACGGTCACGAACATGTCTTCCTTCTTCAGCATTTTCCATAGGCTTGTTTGGGCAAGACCCATCTACTGGTCACACCTTTCCTTCTCCAGGAACCTGAGACTTAAACCATTTCTCAGTTCTGAAGTTCAAGGAAAGGTCTGATTATccttgatatataaatatatacacataaatcaGTCTTCTCTGGCAGAATTCTAATCAGTAAGGTGCAAATAAAACCACACTTTTGTGACCCCCTAGAGTTTaactgatttttcttttaaaatggatAGTAAAATATGAAACGTCTGACTTAGATTTTTTGAAcctcatgttgaaaacagcttatgAGActtcatgatttttatttttattttaatttgcagaaagttttctgtgagggttatATTTAGGGGAAGCGGATGGAATATAGAGTTTGCAAAGTATCAAATAATTATGTGTATGGATAAAACCCCTATAAATCGATATCTTCATTAAACATGAACACTCAATGTGTGTGTTGGCATgggtaaaatacagtaaacacaacTGTGTTTACAAAGGGCAAAAATCTCTGGAATTTAACATACATAAACTTCATCCAAAGAGAATATTCAGACTATAGAATTCTGCAAAACATAATCAGTGTTGTGTACAAGTCTTCAGTCAAGTTGAATGAATCAAagactaaaactttaattaaaataaatgcaaaaccaAAAGCTTGCCATTGTATAAAACCGTTTCCATGTGAAACTACTACGTCATTTAAGTTTGACATTCACTGCACGTCatcatttttgataaaataaaataataacatctaAAAACATTTTCTGTCACCCTCTAATAAATCTCACCATTATTTGATAAATTCTCTCCTTCAGGCTCTTGCTTTCGCTCAGAACTGTTCACAATGAGATCCATTTTTCTGTGATTGTCTCAGGATCAAAGGACCGGTTCTCAAAGCaccattccctctctctctctctctctttctgctgctTTGAATCTCAAGGAAGACATGTTGAGATCAGTTTCCAAATTCCACTTGCTTGTTTGCAGAACTGCTGCATAAGGAACATGATGTGCCGCTGGTTATGTTcactttctttgttctttttaatCTCTGCTATCTTGTATTCCCACTCACATAAGcaacacacaacacaaaaatGTCCTGAAAACAGTAAACAATGACTTGTACTACTGAACACTGTAAagaaatattgtaatttaaacaggaaaaaatatggaaaaaaaaaattattagttaatgttaagttCCCTATTATATACAGTGAAAATTTAATGGTACATTTAATCACATATTGCACCTAAAAaaagcactgcacacatctgGTGAGTAAATTAGCATGATTTAAttgtctattttttatgtttaaattcttttattattattaataatgagaggattcattaatcaaataatctcaaattaatttgatttattattccagattaattttgtcattattaaagatcatttaaagACATAATTGTGTTAAATTAGAAAAGCACTGAACAGacattgcaaaaaagaaaaagaaaaagtagattagaaagagtcaaactctctaaccattaggccatgacttcccccttAGTAATACATAAGTCATGGTGAAGTCGTGGCCtagggttagagagtttgactcctaaccctagggttgtgtgtttgagtcttgggccagcaatacaCTGAAGGCACCGagccccaaactgctccccggtcgccgcagcatgaatggctgcccgctgctgcaggtgtgtgttcacagtgtgtgtgtgtttgtgtgtgttcactgctgtgtgtgtgcactttggatgggttaaatgcagagcatgaattctgagtatgggtcaccatacttggctgtatgtcattttcatttgtttgtcattttttgatttttatttataatcacTTAAACGCGCATCTGCTGGACTGATAAAGCGTGCACTCCTATTTCAGTATGACTGTTAATATTGTGGCTGTTTTAACAAATGGTTCATTCAGTTAAAGAGGGCAAACTTTATTACTCAAATGAATCTGCCTATGTAATTTGCACCCTGATTGTACcattttttcagtgtaactaaATCTTTCTCTTAATGACAGTCTTAGAGTTCAGTCAGGCTGAAACATGCATGGTCACTTTATACAGCTCAAATTAATATAGGCCTGTAATAAGAGTCTGGAGAAACACATGCCCTTTTAAAAAGCAGTTAGCATTTGACAGCGTATTTCCAGATTTTGTATGTTTAGACAAGACTGATTCAATTTCGCAGTAAACCTTCACTTCTATACACCCCCTTATTCCCCCTATCTCTAACTTCAGCTCACGGTCACGAACATGTCTTCCTTCTTCAGCATTTTCCATAGGCTTGTTTGGGCAAGACCCATCTACTGGTCACACCTTTCCTTCTCCAGGAACCTGAGACTTAAACCATTTCTCAGTTCTGAAGTTCAAGGAAAGGTCTGATTATccttgatatataaatatatacacataaatcaGTCTTCTCTGGCAGAATTCTAATCAGTAAGGTGCAAATAAAACCACACTTTGTGACCCCCTAGAGTTTaactgatttttcttttaaaatggatAGTAAAATATGAAACGTCTGACTTAGATTTTTGAAcctcatgttgaaaacagcttatgAGActtcatgatttttatttttattttaatttgcagaaagttttctgtgagggttatATTTAGGGGAAGCGGATGGAATATAGAGTTTGCAAAGTATCAAATAATTATGTGTATGGATAAAACCCCTATAAATCGATATCTTCATTAAACATGAACACTCAATGTGTGTGTTGGCATgggtaaaatacagtaaacacaacTGTGTTTACAAGGGCAAAAATCTCTGGAATTAACATACATAAACTTCATCCAAAGAGAATATTCAGACTATAGAATTCTGCAAACATAATCAGTGTTGTGTACAAGTCTTCAGTCAAGTTGAATGAATCAAagactaaaactttaattaaaataaatgcaaaacaaaagctTGCCATTGTATAAAACCGTTTCCATGTGAAACTACTACGTCATTTAAGTTTGACATTCACTGCACGTCatcatttttgataaaataaaataataacatctaAAAACATTTTCTGTCACCCTCTAATAAATCTCACCATTATTTGATAAATTCTCTCCTTCAGGCTCTTGCTTTCGCTCAGAACTGTTCACAATGAGATCCATTTTTCTGTGATTGTCTCAGGATCAAAGGACCGGTTCTCAAAGCaccattccctctctctctctctctcttctgctgcTTTGAATCTCAAGGAAGACATGTTGAGATCAGTTTCCAAATTCCACTTGCTTGTTTGCAGAACTGCTGCATAAGGAACATGATGTGCCGCTGGTTATGTTcactttctttgttctttttaatCTCTGCTATCTTGTATTCCCACTCACATAAGcaacacacaacacaaaaatGTCCTAAAACAGTAAACAATGACTTGTACTACTGAACACTGTAAagaaatattgtaatttaaacaggaaaaaatatggtaaaaaaaaaattattagttaatgttaagttCCCCTATTATATACAGTGAAAAATTTAATGGTACATTTAATCACATATTGCACCTAAATACTGGAGAAGTACATGTCatcttataatttacagtgaaaagcTCATTCTCAGAACTCGGCTGCCACAGTTTGACCTGTCTAGCAGTCGAAATTACACCAGTAGATGCCACCctctatgtttttattttatttaattttttataatataggAAAGATTTACAGTTTCAGTCTTTGTAATctacttttgaaaaaaataaataaataaataaatatatatatatatatatatatatatatatataaagagatacgatattaaaagaaaagaagaaatattACATAGCCTTGTGTTATTGAAAAAATGTATCGTAATTCTGGTTACTCCCCCGGTTCCAAGAAGAAAGAGCCCCTTTCTTCACTACAGACTGATGGATCTCTTAGTTAGCTTGAAATACCACCACATTGAACAGTCTGTTTTAATAGCAGACTGTGTCCTGATTTGAATCTTCAGCCTTCAAGCATGCAGGTGTCTGGCagaaaataacacaaaacaaTCTGCAAACACTTTAGAACATAACTGAAAGCCCCCTTTCTGTTCCTGCTGATGAGATAAAAATATCTCTTCCAGGTTTCAAACACACCTATAACacatttttaacctttttttttttcatgtacaatTCAGTTTGTACAATTAAATATCAgtttgtgataattttttttttttttacaaatgttaagTGTTCTTATATTAAGAATAACTAGCTCTGACACACATCTTTAGTTTTAAAAGTCAAACAAAGAACCTGAGATGGCACAGCATGCCACCAACACTGATGAACATTTCTCTTCTCAcattaaagtgacgtgacatacagccaagtatggtgacccatactcagaatccgtgctctgcataaaaaaaaaaaagaaaagaaaaaaccacatccaaactgcacacacaaagctgtgaacacacacacaccgtgaacaaaAGCCCGGAGCAGTGAAAGACTATGGGCCATTGACTAAACATATGAATTTGAAAGAGAAAGAGGTGGCAAATTATGCATCCATAAGAAGGAAATCTGTGGTTAGCAAGACAAGAAAGGTGCAACAAAGACTGCAGTTAACTGACAAAAGAAACAGTTCAAGCCCCCATCGCCACAAACTGAATGATCAGATGTGAGCAGAGGTAACTGCAGATCACTCTCAGCGTGATCGCGCATAAACAATATGTGCTCGTTTGCACAGAGCCTCACTTCCCCTCTTTTGAGTTAGACACTTTCAACACTTTTTCATGTTGTCAGCTTTTCAATGTCAGCATTTCCTATCATGATCAAGTCTTTTAATAGATGTGCCATATAGTACAAGAAAATGGGctattttgctaaaaaaaaaaaacaaaaaaaaaaaacaagaagagcaAAAGGAAATCAATAAAAGCACAGAGAGATCTTATTGaactagaaataaaataaaacaggtcATTAGCCTATGCCCCTGGCAAGAGCTCCtgagatcatgtgtgtgtgtgtgtgtgtgtgtatgtgtgtgtgtgccacacAGTCAATTTTGGCTGACAGATTTAAGATCACAGGTGACAAGATTATAACTCTTGGCCTCTGTGaccttattcattcatttaaattaaaaccaatttaaaagttattatactattataataaatatatatagtgactgtaatgtgtctatatatatatatatatatatatatatatatatatatatatatatatagtcacattATAGTGACTGtaatgtgtctatatatatatatatatatatatagacacattacagtcactatatatatttatatattattattgttgttattattattaaagtgactgtaatgtgactatatatatatatatatatatatagtcacattATAGTGACTGtaatgtgtctatatatatatatatatatatatatatatatatatatatatatatatatatatatatatatatatagtcacattacagtcactttaataataataacaacaataataaaaaaataaaatatattggcaatgtatacataaataaaaatttaccaCCTTTCCAGACTCTAAGCATTATAAAAGtgaagtaaattaataataaatgcatttaattacattataGCACATTGGAGGTGATTGTTTTGATCTTTAAGCAGAGAATATGTCATCATATACAATCATAAATACACAGCATTgaatatgttttcatttatataatgcTATTAAGAAGGCATTTGCATGACACTGGGTCAATAGAATGTTTAGAGATCTAATCATCTTGCTGTCCTAGAATCCAAAGGTGGTTTAAATGCAAGCGATCAGCGGTTACTTAACTCCAACATCTTTGTTTGTAGACAGAAACTGGAACGAGGCAAAGGTTATGAAACTGaacttatataaacattttactcTGCTTCAAATCCTCTCTCTCTATTTCATGTTATGATGTGGCTAAAAGGTTAAAGAGCTGTGGAGTAAATTGGtgtattattacataaaaaaatttagaCATAAAAAGTTATGCGCCTCCAAATTGGCTCATTGTATAGTGAAAACCAAAAATACACTATGTTTTAAATACAGGATAAATACCTAAGGTTAAGATTTGCAGGTATGTTCAGTATTTCGGTATGCAAGAAGACACGAGATAGTGTGGAAAGTGATCGCATACTACCTTCATTAGGAAAAAATATCCTCTTTAGTTTTATAGACAGTCAAGTGGATGTTGAGCAGATGCAAGGATAGCGTTACATCCACACAAATTGTCCAAATGTTTGCATTTTACTTACTTCCTCCCTTTCTTCATCTGGTATCAATCCCTAGACAGAGTGAAATGGTGTGTTCTCTAATACCAGTTAGAGGTTCCTCCAATCACTTCTTACAGTTTCAGCAATGTTTACTTTAAATAGTGTAATGTGATCATTATTTACCACTTTGAATAGATAGTAAGAAACTAGCTACTCTCAGCTATAATGGGTACTAATATTTTAGATCCTTTTTTTCAGACCCTGAACATTCAAAAAGGAATGACTTTACCTGTGAAGCACAATACTATccaatttagtttatttattttattggcacTTCAACAGCTTTGTGCAAAATAGTCTTTAGATGCttagttttgcttgcattttaACTTGACTGAGAAATGACTTCATTGATTTAGTCCACAGTTGTTTTAAGAATAGTTTTGGAAAAGTGTGTGTTGAGAGGAGCACGTAACCTCCCTGATAATGAATGGACGTTGTACTATCCACGCATCGGGGTACCAGATAAATAATTTGTGACTGTTACTCTTGTTTCAAATGTCACTGAACGGATTACTATGTATTTCTcaggaataataaaaaatctcTGGGAAACGGAGTTTACTCACCTTTAATGTTCACTATAGCCACCTGTGAAATGACAAAACAGAACGAAGATCAACAGAGAGGTACAGAGAGTGATCGCAAGAGGTCTCGGTAGGTCAGAGGTGGTTTTATCATGCTAATACGTCAGCTCAGTACCGCTATAAAGGGCCAAGCCATCTGTGGGACATTACAATCTCAACCCAATTCTCTCGAGGACTGCAGGAAAGGTATGACAGCTTACATTTATTCCTGAAAACCTTCCAAAACTTTTAAAAGAATAACGCAGCGAATCTAGCGAGCTTTACACTGAAACAATAAACATAGCCTATTGGCGACATCTAGGTGTCGTTGTTTGCCATCATCGCTGAATTCAGCAGCTTTGAATTATTCTTGTTAGTTAAGTAAAGTACAGTATTTAACATTTAAGAACAGCacctgcttaaaaaaaattatactaaataaataaaaaatgtctcatttaatttagtatttctattgtttattttcatttttattacagcAGACGTCTTCAAGTCTTAAACACATAATTGTGCAATTGTGTGCAGTTTAATGTAATTACACTTAGTGTTAAATCAGATAAGTTTGATGatacatatacaatatatttctttcaaaatatttaacAACCAGTTTGGTATGAAGTTTTTAATAGGGAAGTGGTGAAACACTTGGCTAGACACTCTGGGTGTGATGTAACCTATAGgcgtacatttatttttttatgtagtctTCAAATAATTTTACCCTCAACTGCCCTAAATGACAATTGTCTGTCATCACTGGCTCTCTAATCGCATTTTATTCTCTATGTTACAGGAAAAATTACAAAGATGAAACTGTACCTGGCTGCAGCCGTTCTGATGCTTGTGCTTGCTGTGCACACAGGTAAAATCATCCCTCGGAAGCTTCTACAGTATACGACTTTTGAATATCCTTAAACAACAATTTGTAGTCTTCTTAGATTTAATATAAGAACAGATGAGATTTAACaatgtataaattgcatttaaacagAGGCCCAGGATGAGCCCACACTGGAACAGCAATTTGCCAAATTCCAGACCAAGGTGATGGAGCTTACAGAAGACCTGACGCAGAAGACCAAGACCACCTTCGAAGAGCTTGAAAAGAACGAGCTTGTCATTAAAACcaggtaagagtaatacatttttttccaagtttcttaaaaatgtattaacattacatgttattttatttttatatttatgaaatgtattgttCGGACATTCATGTTGTTTTTGCAATGGCATAGAATCTGCTTCAATTTCTAACTGCCAGTTAGCTTTTCTAATACAATTCAATCTTTTTGTCTTGGCAGGAACTGGCTTACTGAGCAGTTTGAGGCGATGAAGGATAAGATAGCCGCATCCATTATTTAAAGTGAAAAGCAATGATCTTATACCCTTCGTCCCTTCAATCATGTCATTACTGTGGGATATGTGATACCACCCAGACCCTGTTGTGCCAACTGGTGCATTTGTTAAAGTTCAGTACATCTTCAAAATCTGTGATGATCTCCATGTCATTTgtgtaaaatagtttaaaattttGCTGTTAAATATTGTCGGGAAAAGtgtaaaatctaaatatacattcagatttttttcgaAAGAATAAATGATGGAACACAGAACCAGTTTGTTTTTGCATCATTTCCAAGACTGAGCATTTACAATTTGTTCACATTAAGCATCCAACAACTGAATATTGAactattttgaatagaaattatttgatataaatatatttacatattataaatatatttgaattattccatatttattatttgtgtcaGCCTATACAATATGCTacatgaaatcatttttaaatcggttttGGAAGTTTATTTCTAAAAGAAATACTAAATAAAGAATTA includes these proteins:
- the LOC113059715 gene encoding apolipoprotein C-I-like, translating into MLIRQLSTAIKGQAICGTLQSQPNSLEDCRKGKITKMKLYLAAAVLMLVLAVHTEAQDEPTLEQQFAKFQTKVMELTEDLTQKTKTTFEELEKNELVIKTRNWLTEQFEAMKDKIAASII